TAGTAAGCTTAAAATCTCTATAACTTACAGAAGCCGATTCATCATCAACATGTCCTAGAATCTCAGCAACCCTTGGATATATCTCCTTTGCGCCCCAATTGTCATTAAAATACCCCTCCCGCTTTAATATGATTGCTGTATAAATAGCTCTGAAATCTGAAAGCAGGAACTCACCTTCAAAGAGCTTGGCAAGCTCATGCCTAAGTAAGGTATTAATGCTAGTGTCTTTAAGCTCGTTGTCTTCCCATCTATCTCTTAAGTCTTTATATTGATTAGTATCTACTAGTTTATTGTAAGCCTCAAGAAATAATTGTTTATCAACTGTTAAAGGAATACTGTAAGGAGTATTAAATCTTTTAATATTTCTGGTCTTAAGCTGACCTTTAAAAGAGATAGTATCACTGTCATGGTTATTTATAAACTGTCCAGCAATTATTTCCAAGCTACGCCTACCAGATGCAAGTAGTAGACCCATGTATAGAAGCTCAAACCTGTTAGATTGTAGGAGTTCTTCTGTAAGAGTGAGGAATTCGGATTTGTTAAATGATTTCTTGTATGTATTTTTTTCTTTAGTTTTTAGAGAATTCTCATAAGCAATTTGCTTGTACTCGTCACGAGTGAGCTTGAAGTATTTAAGCATAGGATGCGCCACATCCAGCTCCCTGATCTTATGCCGTACTTTAGTAATTATTTTACTAATGTAATTAGGAGTGTAGTAAGAATTAGTTTTGAGGTTTTGCATGAAAGATTTTGCACGCCCATTAAGCCTGAGCTTGTAAGTTTTCTCGTCAATAATATGTGAACTTAAATAATTATCAAGAGAACTAATTTCATCGATTATTTTATTGATAAAAATATCAAGATTTGAAATTTCTGTTCCATTAGTAATATTAGCCAAATTAAGCCCCCTAGTAATTTTCTTAAGGGATGTTTTAAAATAATCCCTTAAGAGTAAAATTGGTTTTAAAGC
The sequence above is drawn from the Candidatus Borreliella tachyglossi genome and encodes:
- a CDS encoding protelomerase family protein, giving the protein MPKLLALKPILLLRDYFKTSLKKITRGLNLANITNGTEISNLDIFINKIIDEISSLDNYLSSHIIDEKTYKLRLNGRAKSFMQNLKTNSYYTPNYISKIITKVRHKIRELDVAHPMLKYFKLTRDEYKQIAYENSLKTKEKNTYKKSFNKSEFLTLTEELLQSNRFELLYMGLLLASGRRSLEIIAGQFINNHDSDTISFKGQLKTRNIKRFNTPYSIPLTVDKQLFLEAYNKLVDTNQYKDLRDRWEDNELKDTSINTLLRHELAKLFEGEFLLSDFRAIYTAIILKREGYFNDNWGAKEIYPRVAEILGHVDDESASVSYRDFKLTNSPTIANIKVKINYIIFCEYTIPYH